The genomic interval CGTGCGTGGTTTTGGGCAGGCGGGAATGTCTTATGGGGCACCAATACTGTTCGGTGCGGCCGGCGATCTCGCGCAGATAGCCCATGAGGCCGTTGAAGTAGCTGCAGTAGAAACAGTTGCACTTCTCCACCCAGTTCAAATACTTGAGCTTATGACGATCGAGAATGATGTGGTCCCGGCGCCTGACGCGCGGAATGCCGTAGACCGGAAAGCAGATGAGCTGGTAAAAATAGACAAAAAAATCCAGAACCATGGCCGGAATCAGGGCAAACCAGATGACCGGGATGGTCAGAATCTTGAAAAACCCCGACTCGTAAACATAGGACGTCCAGCGCGTGGCCAGGATGCGGTGTGCCTCCTGCGCCTCACGGCTGAAGCGAACCCGGTTCCTTTCCACCGTGTAACGGAACTCCTTCTGCTTGGCCGCCAGGTCGCGCCGCAGTTCCTGTTCGAACTCATCCATCCTTTCACGAATCTCTCGAAAGGTGTCTCTCATTGCGTCTCCTTGTGATTTCCCCGCACCTACATGCTCCGCGTCCGCCCCACAACCAGTGAACGCATCCGCGCGTCTAGGCAAAGCGCTCGATCCGGAGTATGTAGAAGCCACACCCCAACCTTTGCCAAGGAGGCCCCATGCACGGCTGGACCGGGCGCATCCTGGATATCGACCTTTCGACGATGACGGCCCGTACCGGGGAACTGCCCCGCGAACTGGCCATCTCCTTCCTGGGCGGCCGCGGCCTCAATTCCAAGACGCTTTTTGATCGCGTGCCCCCCGGACTCGACCCTCTGAGCCCCGAAAACGTATACTGCATCGCCCCCGGCCCCCTGTCCGGCACGGTGCTGGGCATGACCAGCCGCATGGAGGTCTCGACCCTGTCCCCGTATTCGGGAATCCTCGGCGACGGCAATGCCGGCGAACGTTTCGCGACGGTCATGAAGCGTGCCCGCGCCGACCAGATCATCATCACCGGCCGCGCAGCCAGACCATGCTATCTGCTGGTCACGCCGGAAAGCGCCGAACTGCACGACGCCACAAACCTGTGGGGCAAGGGAGCCTGGGAAACGACCGACCTCCTTCTGGCCAAGCACGGCGGCAAGGCCTCCGTGGCCTGCATCGGCCAAGCGGGCGAAAATCTGGTCCGCTTCGCCTCGACCATCGTCGACAAGTACGCCTCGGCCGCCCGCGGCAGCGGCGCGGTGCTCGGCGCCAAGAACCTCAAGGCCGTCGTGGTCGCAGGCAACCATTCCGTGAGCCTGGCCGACCCCGAGACCTTCAGGGAATTGGCCGCACTTGACCGGGAATTCTTCGCCAAGGACGAATTTCAGCGGAATGTGGCCGCCAGATACGGTTCCCATCACGGCATGAGCGACTGGCGGCCCGGCTTTCGCAACTACTCGAAATATCTGGAGCCCGGCGAGGTTCCGCCCCAGCTGCGACCCGAAGCCTGGAAAAAATACGAGATCGGGCGCACGGGCTGCGGGAACTGCTCCGTGCGCTGCAAGAACGTATACGAGATCCCGGACGGCCGGCGCAAAGGCGAGCACGGGGAGGCGCTTGAATACGAATCCATCTTCTGCATGGGCACCAACTGCGGAGTCTGTGACCCCGTGGCCATCATGGAGATGAGCAACCTTGGCGACATCTACGGCCTCGACGTCATTCCGCTGGGCAACGCCATGGCCCTGGCCAAGGACCTCTACGCGCGCGGCATTCTGACCCGGGAGCAGACCGGCGGCCTCGACCTGTCGTGGGAGAACGTCGAAGACCAGATCGAGCTCGTGCACCTGACGGCCCTGCGCGAAGGCTTCGGCAACATCCTGGCAGAGGGCATGCTTTCCATGGCCAAAATTCTCGGCCCCGAAGCCATGCAGTATTGCTACCACGTCAAGGGGCTGAGCCGAGGCCCCTACCCGGCCGGACTCTTCGCCCTGGCCCACGCCACCTCGACACGCGGCGCCGACCATCTGCGTGGACGCAGCTGGGCTTACGGCGAAAACGACCCCGACCTCTACCCCAGACTTCAGGCCTCCGGAGCCCTGCATGCGGACATGGACGACCCTGTGCAGGCCATCATCCTCTCGGAGCGGGTCTGCACCCTGGCCGACTCCGTGGGACGCTGCAAAGGGGCGGTCAATTCCTGGGCCAACGCCCTGCCCCTGGCCTGGAAGCACCCTCTCTTCGAAGGGCTGGCCCGACTGCTCGGCGCGGCAACCGGCGAGACCTTTTCCGAGAAAAGCCTCATCGACGCAGCAGACCGCATCTACACGCTGGAAAAAGCCTTCAACTCCCGGCAGGGCATCACCAGTGCCCACGACTCCATCCCTCTGAACCCGGACCGTCTCACCCCGGAAGAAATGGAAAGGGAGCGGACCATTCACCGGGACCTCCTCTACCGTTACTACACCCGGCAGGGACAGGACACACGAACCGGAATCCCCACCCGGGAACGCATGAGAGAGCTGGGCCTGGCCATGGAGGGAGAGTGCCTGCATGACGAGGGTCCCTACCCCGAATGGACCGGACCTGCGCTCCGGCCCCTTGACTCCTACCCGCGCGGCGGCAACCGGTCCTGATTTGCAGGCACCCCACATCATCAGCAACATTAAACGCTTGACTGCCCTGAAAAGCAGATGCAGAAAATGTCATACCGCGCTACCGGCCTGACAGCCCGGTAGCCCCAAAACGTCAGACAAGACAAAAACTGACGCCAAGCCCCCGGCTGCCTAGGCCTCTCCATGGGACGAGGGCCCAGAAAATGGCCCCGTTTCTTGCTTCCGGGGCAATTTTCGTGCTAGCGACACTCATGGCCGAATCATACGGCCTGTATCCTCATCCCCGGAATGGCTCATGCGTTTCATCCTTGCCATGCTCCTGCTGCTGACAATCTGCGGCCAATGCCCGGCAGCCCCTTTGCCGGACTTGAGCCCGGAAGAAAGGGCGTGGCTGGACGAGCACAGGGAATCCCTGCAGCTCTCCTTTGACAGGTCGTTCCCCCCCATAGAATTCGAAAAGCCCGGCGGCGAATTTGCAGGCCTGAGCGCCGACCTTGTCGAGCGCATCGAAGAACGCCTCGGCATCACCTTCCGCAAGCAGGGCACGCCCTGGACCGACATTCTGCAAGGCCTGCATAACGGAACCACGGCCCTGGCCCCAGCCATCGTGAACAACGCGGAGCGCTCCGAATATACGTATTTCACTCGAGCCTATGCACGCATTCCGCATGTCATCGTCACTTCCCGCAGCGTCAGGGGCCTGCTGACCCTGGAGGATCTTGACGGAATGCGCGTGGCGGTGGTCCGGGGTTACGCTTCGGCCGGCATGGTCCAGGAAGCCAACCGAGGCCGATTCAACGTGGTGGAGGTCGAAACGATTCGCGAAGGACTGCGTGACGTGTCCTTCGGCGTGGTCGATGCTTTTGTCGAAAATCTGGCTGTGGCCGCGTGGTACATTGAACAGGAAAAACTACCCAACCTGCGCGTCGCGGGAAACCTGGACGTGACCCAGGAGCTGTCCATCGGCATCAGCAGGCACTACCCGCTGCTGGCCAGTTCCATAAACAAGGCCTTGGATTCAATCACCGAATCCGAGAAAGAAAAGATCGTCGACAGGTGGCTTCAATTTCCGACATTTTTTCCCGACAAGCAGACTCTCGACGCCTTGAAACTCGCGGCCCTTTTCACGGCCGTCATCCTTCTGGTACTGACGGGGATCGCCTGGTTCCTGAGCCGCAAGCTGCGCCGAAAAATCCATGAACTCAAGCGCACCGAATCCGCCCTGACGGAACAGGTGGAGCGCTTCCGTCTGGCCCTGGAGACTACCCAGGCCGGATTCTGGGAGCACTACCCGGCAGAGGGCCGGGAAGTGCACAGCCAGGAATGGTACGCCATGCTCGGGTACCCCCCCCAGATCGTGACGGGCGGTGTGGAGGACTGGACCGAGTTGATCCATCCGGAGGATCGTGAAAAAGCCCAGAATGCCTTTTCCGCCTACATCCACGAGGGCGGCAGGGGCATGTACGAAGCGGAATATCGCCTGCACGCCAAGGACGGCTCATGGCGCTGGATCCTGGGCAAGGGCCGCGCCGTCTCCTGGGACGACGAGGGCCGCCCGACCCGCATCATCGGTCTCAACCTCGACATCCAGAAAACCAAGGAAGCCCAGCTCGAAATGCAGCGCACCCAAACCCTGAACAAGGCGCTGCTCGAACAGACAACGCAGTTCATCGGCCTGCTCGACCTGCAGGGGAACCTCCTGGTCGCCAACCGCACAAGCATGGATTGGGCCAGGGCGAAGCCAGAAGATGTTCTGGGCAAGCCCTTCTGGGACGGACCATGGTGGCCCGACAGGAAAAAGGCGCAATCCTTCCTTCTCAGCCTCATCGATCAGGTCAAAAGCGGCCAGACCGTGCGCAGCGAGGTCGTGCATGTCGATGCCGAAGAAAACGAGTCATTCATCGACTTCACGATGTCTCCGTTCCGCAACGAGAACGGCGAGGTCGTGAATTTCATCGTCGAAGGCCGCGACATCTCCATGCTCAAGAGAAAACAGAACGAGATCATGGAAAGCGAGACGCGGTTCCGCACAATCTTTGAAAGTGCCCCCTATTCCATGTCCATCAACCGTCTCTCGGATGGAAAGTACATGGACGCAAACACCGCCTTCCTGAACAAAATGGGTATCAGCAGATCCCAACTGATCAGCCTGTCCCCCAGGGAAATCGGCGCGCTGCCCGTTGAACACCAGGATGAAATATTCATGAGCCTCAAGGGCAGCCGCAACATCCACAACATGGAAACCCGGGTGCAACGGCCCAACGGCACGCTCGGGTATCTGCTCTATTCAGGCGGGCTCATAACCCTCGACGGCGAGGACTGCATTCTGTCCATGACCGTGGACATCACGGAACTCAAAGAAGCCCAGGAAGCCCTGCGGCGCTCGAAGGAGATGTTCTCCCGCCTGTTCCAGCTCTCGCCGGACATCATCACCCTGGCCAGAAAGGAAGACGGGATACTGCTCGAAGTCAACGAAACCTTCTCACGCACAACCGGCTACTCCCGGAAAGAGGCCCTGGGAAAAAGCACCCTGGAACTGAGAATCTTCGCCGCGCCCGAAAGACGGACCGACTTCGTGCAGGCCCTGCTCAAGGACGGGCAGGTGGATAACTTCGAATTCGACTTGCGCCACCGCGACGGACACATCCTGCAGTGCTCCACCTCGGCCAGGCTGATGACCGTCGACGACGTCCCCTGCATCCTGGCCATCACCCGCGACATCTCGCACGTACGGGCCATGCAGGAGAGCATGATCCAGTCCGAAAAAATGCTCTCGCTCGGAGGCATCGCCGCCGGCATCGCCCATGAGATAAACAACCCGCTCGGCATCGTGCTGCAGGCGGCCCAGACCATCACCCTGCGTACCCGGGCCGACTTCCCCAAGAACATCGAGACGGCCGCGAAGATCGGCGTCGACCTAGGCCAGGTGGATCGCTACCTGAGGGAACGCAAGATCGACGTCTTCATCCGCGACATCCAGGGTGCGGCTGTCCGGGCGGCGGAGATCATCCGCCACATGCTCGATTTCAGCAGGCGCAGCGAGTCAAGACGTTCTGTATGTGACATAAGGACCATTCTCGAAAATTCCCTGCGCCTCGCTTCCAGCGATTACGATCTCAAGAAGAACTACGATTTCAAATCCATAAGGATTGTGAAGGACCTGGCGGAAGAACTTCCCAAACTGCATTGCACGGAGACCGAGATCGAGCAGGTTCTGCTCAACCTGCTGCGCAACGCAGCCCAGGCCATGAGCGAAGCCAAACCGCCCATTCCCGATCCCTGCATCAGCATCCGGGCCAGGGCGCTGGGAACGGGCCTGCGCATCGACATCGCCGACAACGGACCCGGCATCTCGCCGGAAAACCGCAAACGCATCTTCGAACCCTTCTTCACCACCAAAAATGCCGGAGCGGGAACCGGCCTTGGGTTGTCCGTTTCCTACTTCATCATCACCAAGGGGCACGGCGGCGTCATGTACGTCACCTCCCCGGCCGAGGGAGGGACCGTGTTCAGCATAGAACTGCCCGGACCGCCTGAATCCGTGAAAAATGAGCCATATACCTAGACGGACGGCAGGTTTTAAACATATCAAGACGGACATGTCAGACATCATGAGCAGGCCTGCAAGGCGGTAAACCCCATGAACATACTGGTTATCGACGACGAAGACGGACTGCGGCGCTCCCTGTGCGCATATCTTGAAGACCTTGGATACGAAACCCTTGACGCGGCCAACGGACGCGAGGGTCTTGATGCCATGCGCAAGGCTCTGCCCGATCTGACGGCCGTCATCGTCGATCTGAACATGCCGGTCCTGGACGGCTACGGTTTCCTCCAACAGGCCAAAATCGAGGCGCCGGAAATACCCATCATCGTGCTCTCGGGCGTAGGCGTGATCAATGACGCGCTCCAGGCCGTAAGACTCGGCGCCTGGGACTTTCTGACAAAACCGCTGCACAATTTCAGCATCCTTGACCACACCCTCGGCAAGGTTGTCGAAAAAGCCCGCCTGATCCGTGAAAACAGGGAATATCAGACCAATCTCGAACAGCTCGTGCAACAGCGCACCGCCGAACTGGAACGAACCCGACGCCAGATCATGCATCGCCTGAGCCGCGCCGCCGAATACAAGGACAACGAGACCGGCCATCACGTCATCCGGGTCGGGGAAATCGCGGCGGTTCTGGCCCAGGCCCTGGGACTGGACGAGTCAAGCTGCGCCAATCTGCGTGATTGCGCCCCGCTGCATGACATAGGCAAAATCGGCATCCCCGACGAAGTGCTCCTGAAACCGGGTAAACTCGATCCCGCTGAGTGGAAGATCATGCAGCAGCACTGCATGTTCGGCTGCGAAATCCTGGGACCCCTGACCAGCAAGGAAGAGGCGCATTCGAGCTGCGAGGAGTGGGACAAAAAGGATCTGGACGGCAACGAATTACTTGACCTGGCGCGCACCTTGGCCCTGCTCCATCACGAACGCTGGGACGGGAGCGGTTACCCTTTCGGGCTGGCCGGTGAAGACATCCCGCTTGCGGCACGCATCGTTGCGGTAGTCGACACCTACGACGCTCTGGCCAGCGAAAGGCCATACAAGGATGCCTTTCCGGAGGAAAAATGCCTGGGCATCATCCGCGAAAGCTCGGGCACTCATTTCGATCCCGAAGTCGTCGAGGCCTTTTTTGCCAATATCGACAGAATCCGGAACATCCGCATACGGTGGCAGGACTAGAACCCGCATCACAAAGAAGAGATCATGATCGTAAGCCAGATGCGCGTAAACTCCAAAGGGGAATGGGAAGCCTGTTCCGCGAAGACCCATGGCCTGGACGCCGGACTTGCGCTGGTGTTCTGGTCCGAAACGGACGAAAGTACCGTCGCCGCCGCCGTGGAGGCCCTCAATGCCCATTGCCCGCAGGCGATCATCATAGGCTGCTCCTCCGGCGGAGTCGTCTCGGGACGGGCATTCCTCGAAAGCGCCATGACCGCGACCCTGGTCTCCTTCAAGGAAACCAGGCTTGAATCCGCAGTGGCCCGCCTGCAGGACCACGCGGACATCCGCGACATGTGCCGCCATCTGGTCTCCAGCCTGCCTCGCGCCGGGCTATCCCATGTTTTCGTGCTCTCCGACGGCCTGGCCATCAACGGCTGCGCCCTGGCCTCCGGCCTTGCGGAATTTCTTCCGTCCACTGTCGGAATCACCGGCGGCCTGGCCGGTGACGGGGACCGCTTCGAGCGCACCCATATCCTGCACAAAACGGAAATCATGTCAGGCAGCGTGACATGCCTGGGGTTTTACGGGGAAGCCCTCGAAATCGGCCAGGGCGCGCGCGGAGGATGGTTGCCCTTCGGCCCGGAGCGGCTCATCACCGATTCCCGCGACAACGTCCTGCTTGAACTCGACGGAGAGTCGGCCCTGCAACTCTACGAACGCTACCTTGGCAAACACGCGAAAAACCTTCCCGCCAGCGGCCATCTCTTTCCCCTGCATCTGCGCGAAGCCGGGAGCTCAAACTGGGTGGTACGCACCATCCTCGGCGTGGACCGGGAACGCAACGCTCTTTTCTTCGGCGGAGAGATGCCTCGTGGCGCCACGGTCCGACTCATGCGCGGAAACATGGACAACCTGCTGGACGGCGCACAGGAAGCCGCCGAGCTTGCCAGGCTGGATGGTGAAGATACGCTGGCCATTCTGGTCAGCTGCGTGGGCCGCAAGATGCTGCTCAAACAATTCGTCGAAGATGAGATTGATGCTGTGGCCCAGATTCTTGCCCCCCGCACGACCCTCACCGGCTTTTATTCCTATGGGGAAATCGCCAGCAGCGTGACGGGAGAAGCCTGCTGCCTGCACAATCAGACCATGATGGTCACCGTGCTGCAGGAGCGGGCATGAGCATGCACCGTCTCTTGCAACGACAGTTCAAACGAGCCCGGATCTCACATGGGGCGTTGCCCGCGAACCTTGAACCTTTCGTGAATCTCATCGAAGACGCCTACCGCCAATTCGACGAAGAAAAAGAAGTTCTGGAAAGGGCCCTGGAAATCAGTTCCGCCGAACTGGTGCACCGCAACGAAGTCATGCGCGCCGTGTTCATGGCCCTGCCGGACGTGTTCCTGTGGGTCACCCGCGACGGCCTGATCAAGGATTGCCGCGGCGGTCTGCAAGCCCTCTTCGGAGTTGAGCCGCTCAGTCTCCTGAAACGGAATCTTCGCGAAATTCCGGATATCGCCGAGCCCCAGGCCTTCTCCCTGGCCATGCGAATGCTTGCCGAGACCTCATTCTTCCAGGCCGAATACTCCATTCATTCCGCAGACCGGATCCGGCACTACGAAGCCCGCTTCGCCAACCTCGATGACGACCTGATCCTGGTCCTGATCAGGGACATTTCCGACCGCGCCCAGGCCGAGGAAGCGCTGCTTGGAATGCAACAGCGCCTGGACCACATCATCGAGTTCCTGCCCGATGCCACCCTGGTGGTCGACAACGAACACCGGGTCATTGCCTGGAACAGAGCCATGGAACTGATGACCGGAGTGCCGAAAGAGGAGATTCTCGGCAAATCGGGCTATGAGTACGGCACGCCCTTCTACGGACATCCTCGGCCCATCCTCCTTGATTTTATCGGCAAGGACCCAAGCCGCGACTATCCCATGTATGAGCCAACCCAGAACAACCTTGAAGGACTGACCACGGAGATTTTCGTCCCGTGCCTTCATGGCGGACGCGGGGCTTACGTATGGGCCAAGGCTTCAGCACTTTACGACAAGGACGGCAACATCGCCGGAGCCATCCAGTCCATCCGGGACATCACCGACAAAAAACGCGTCGAGATCGGCACACGGGTTCTCTACCTGGTCTCCACCGCAGCCAGCGCGCCCCTGACGGACAAGGATCTTCTCGCCAAAGTTTTCGACATCCTGGCCGAACACCTCGAGGTCCAGATCATGTTCGTCTCCCATCTGGGCGCGGATGGCTCAAACCTCACCTTCCCATTCTTCAGCCGGCAGGACCTGGCCAGACACGAGACCATGAAACATCTCTCCATGCTCTCGGCCGAAGCCTGGAAATCTCCGGCCCCGCAAATCGTGAACGCAAGGCCGGAAGGGCTGCACGAAGACGAAACACAACCATCGCTGTGGTTTGCCTCTCCCCTGCGCTACGGGGATCGACTGCTGGGCTCCGTGGTCATTGCGCTTCCTGAAAACAACCACTTCGTGCGCGACAAGGATGCGCATGTGCTGGCTTCGGTGGCGGACCATCTGGCCCTGGCCATTTCACGCAACGCCACGGAGAAGGCGCTGCGCCAAAGCGAAAAGAAGCACCGCGCAATTTTTCAAAACGCCACCGAAGGCATCTTCCAGATTTCCCTTGATCACGACCTCTTGAGCGCCAATCCGGCCATGGCCCAAATCTTCGGGTACGACAACATGGACAGCCTGATGGCCGATGCCAAAGGCTTCCTGCAGCGCGTCATTTCCTCTGCCGATCGGGTCCTGCTGCTGAGCCAGGCACTGCAGCTCGGCACCGCCCAGAACTTCGAGCTCGACGCGTTCATGAAGGGCGGGAAAAAAACCTGGATCTCGATCAACATGCGTACCGTGAAACGCTCCGACGGGTCCATCAGCCATCTCGAAGGCTCCATGCGCGACGTGTCCAAGCGCAAAAAGGCCGAACGCAGGCTTGCCATCCAGAAAGGCCTCTTCCAGCAGCTCTTCGACAATTCTCCGC from Deltaproteobacteria bacterium HGW-Deltaproteobacteria-18 carries:
- a CDS encoding aldehyde ferredoxin oxidoreductase; the encoded protein is MHGWTGRILDIDLSTMTARTGELPRELAISFLGGRGLNSKTLFDRVPPGLDPLSPENVYCIAPGPLSGTVLGMTSRMEVSTLSPYSGILGDGNAGERFATVMKRARADQIIITGRAARPCYLLVTPESAELHDATNLWGKGAWETTDLLLAKHGGKASVACIGQAGENLVRFASTIVDKYASAARGSGAVLGAKNLKAVVVAGNHSVSLADPETFRELAALDREFFAKDEFQRNVAARYGSHHGMSDWRPGFRNYSKYLEPGEVPPQLRPEAWKKYEIGRTGCGNCSVRCKNVYEIPDGRRKGEHGEALEYESIFCMGTNCGVCDPVAIMEMSNLGDIYGLDVIPLGNAMALAKDLYARGILTREQTGGLDLSWENVEDQIELVHLTALREGFGNILAEGMLSMAKILGPEAMQYCYHVKGLSRGPYPAGLFALAHATSTRGADHLRGRSWAYGENDPDLYPRLQASGALHADMDDPVQAIILSERVCTLADSVGRCKGAVNSWANALPLAWKHPLFEGLARLLGAATGETFSEKSLIDAADRIYTLEKAFNSRQGITSAHDSIPLNPDRLTPEEMERERTIHRDLLYRYYTRQGQDTRTGIPTRERMRELGLAMEGECLHDEGPYPEWTGPALRPLDSYPRGGNRS
- a CDS encoding two-component system response regulator; the encoded protein is MNILVIDDEDGLRRSLCAYLEDLGYETLDAANGREGLDAMRKALPDLTAVIVDLNMPVLDGYGFLQQAKIEAPEIPIIVLSGVGVINDALQAVRLGAWDFLTKPLHNFSILDHTLGKVVEKARLIRENREYQTNLEQLVQQRTAELERTRRQIMHRLSRAAEYKDNETGHHVIRVGEIAAVLAQALGLDESSCANLRDCAPLHDIGKIGIPDEVLLKPGKLDPAEWKIMQQHCMFGCEILGPLTSKEEAHSSCEEWDKKDLDGNELLDLARTLALLHHERWDGSGYPFGLAGEDIPLAARIVAVVDTYDALASERPYKDAFPEEKCLGIIRESSGTHFDPEVVEAFFANIDRIRNIRIRWQD